TCGATGACAGTGGCAAAGTCATCGGTTATAAAGCCGAAGGTGTCGACCTGACGGAAAACAAAAAAGACAACTTTGGGAAAAGCCTGCTAACCATCACAGGCGGCATATTGGTTATATCGGCGGTTGTCGCACTGGAGCTGTATAACGACGGCGCTTTCAGTAACTAGCTTTTCACCCACGATAAAGCCCCCGACGGGCATTTATTTACCTGGTTAATTATTGCTTCCGTATCTGCACCATTTACGTTTATCCAAGGCTTTTGAGCCAGGTTAAATACTGCAGGCAAACCTTTAACGCAGTTGGCAGAGTGGGCGCATAATTGCGGTTGCCATATCACCGTTATCTCGCCGTTATCATATTTCTTGGTATTGTCTTCCATATCCTCTAAATTACAGCATTTAAAGCTAAAAGCAGAAGCCCTAAAGCAGAAAGCCCCAACTTTAACGATCCAAACCATAACCATTGTATGCCTGATTTTTCTGTTGACCCGGATATTGCCAAAGCTAAAACCATTGATGCGGAGTTTTACACCAGCAAGTATGTTTTTGAGCAGTGCAGGGAAAAAATATTCGCCACTTCATGGCAGTTTATTGGTCACCAGGAATTGGTAAAAGAGCCCGGTGATGTTTACCCTTTTACGCTGTTGTCCGGTTATCTTGATGAACCTTTATTGCTTACAAAAGATAAAACTGGTCAATCAAACGTCCTGTCAAATGTTTGCACCCATCGGGGCAATATTGTAGCTGAAAAGGCATGTAAGCTGAATAACCTCCGTTGCCGTTATCATGGCCGCTTGTTTGGTCTTGATGGCAAGTTTGTTTCGATGCCTGAATTTAAGGAGGTGGAAAATTTCCCGTCGAAGGATGACGACCTGCCCGCCTTACCCCTTTTTAAATGGAGCAACTGGCTTTTCACATCGTTAAATCCCGTTTACCCGCCCGAATTATTTTTCAGGGATATGATAGAACGCGTTAGCTGGATGCCCCTGCATCAGTTTAGATTTCAGCCTGAATTATCCCGAACATTCAACGTAAAAGGCAACTGGGCACTTTATTGTGAGAATTACCTCGAAGGGTTCCACATTCCATTTGTCCACGCGGGGCTGAATGCCGTTATCGATTTTGGCGAATACGCAACAGAATTGTTCTTCCCCTACTCCAGTTTGCAGCTTGGTCTTGCCCGGAATAACGAGAATTGCTTCGATCTGCCTGCTTCGTCGCCCGATTATGGAAAAAACGTGGCAGCTTATTACTTCTGGGTTTTCCCGAATATGATGTTCAATTTTTATCCCTGGGGATTGTCGGTTAATGTAGTCGAGCCGGTTTCCGTGGGCGAATGCCGGGTTAGGTTCCTGTCTTACGTTTGGGATGAAACCAAACTGGAAAAAGGAGCTGGTTCAGGACTGGATAAAGTTGAAATGGAGGACGAAGAGATAGTAGAAAATGTACAACGAGGTGTCAGGTCGCGGTTTTACCAGCACGGCCGGTATTCGGTAACCCGCGAGCAGGGTACCCATCATTTTCACCGCATTTTAGCCGAGTTCATTAACAAATAACATGGCGCACCTCGAACGCAAGCTTGGCCTGTGGGCAGCAATATCCATTGTGATCGGATCGGTCATTGGGAGCAGCATCTTCATGAAGCCAGCCACCATGGCTGCCCAGCTAAGCTCGCCTTTAATGCTGCTGGCTGTTTGGGTTGTGGCCGGTATTGTATCACTGTTTGGCGGGATGATCAATGCAGAGGTGGGTTGCGCGATGCCCGAAACAGGCGGCCAGTACACCTATTTTAAGTACATGTACGGCAATTTTTTTGCCTACCTGTTCGGCTGGTCATCATTCGTGGTGATCGATACCGCCTCTATTTCGGCTATCGCTTTCGTATTTGCGCAGTATTCCGAATATTTTATCCAACTGCCGCGCTTCTCAGCGGGTATCGAACACGCGGTACCTGTCGTTATTCCCTATATTGGCAAATTCTATTTGCTGGAGAACATCGGTGTTAAAGGCGTCGCCATAGCGCTCATCGTTATCTTTTCCTGGATCAATGTACGCAGCGTAAAGGCCGGCGGCGCGGTACAGGTTTTCTTTTCTATCCTAAAGGTAGCCGCGCTGATGTTCCTGATCGCTTCGATCTTTTTCTCGGGAAATGGACACCTGGGTAACCTGACTACTGCTTCTCCAGGCTTCGACCATTCCTACTGGCACCAGTTCACAGCTTTTATCGCCGCAACAACAGGGGCCTTAGCTGCCTATGACGGCTGGAACAACCTGGGTTTTATCGGGGGCGAGATCAAAGAACCGAAAAAAAACATCCCCCGTGGGCTTATCATTGGTCTGCTGCTTTGCATGTTGCTTTATGTTTTGACCACCGAGGCCTACCTGTACATGATGCCGGTTGACGAGATGAAAAACTCTAAGCTGGTAGCCTCTGACGCATTATTCAAAATAATGGGCGTTGGCGGCGGAGGCCTGATAGCGGCCCTGGTGCTGATAAGTACGGCAGGATGTACGAATAGCAACATCCTGCCCTGTTCGCGCGTGATCTATGCCATGTCGCACGAGAAGAATTTCTTCGCATTTGCAGGCAAGGTCAATCCCAAATACAGTACGCCGTCAAATGCGCTCTGGTTCCAGGCGGCCTGGGGAACAATTTTGGTGCTCATCGGCTCGTTCGACATGCTGATGGATATGTTCGTATTCATTACCTGGATATTTTATGGTTTCGCCGCTTACGGTATATTTATCCTTCGCCGTAAAATGCCGGACAGGCAACCCGGGTACCGGTTGAAGGGCTATCCCTATCTGCCCATTATATTCATCCTGTTCTCGACGTTGTATGTGGTGATAACGCTTTACAACGACATCAGCAACTACATAGCCGGCACATCGCAGATCATTGTATCCGTTTTTGGCTTGATACTGGCTGCCATCGGTGTACCCTTGTATTGGTATTTCAATAAGCGAAATCTTAGCTAAACATTGCTTATTTTTGTACGATGAAAGTGAACGTGCTGGCATTTGGCATAGCTAAAGATATATTTGGAGGGTCATCGATCACTGCCGAATTGGATGGAAATACAACCGCAGAATTGAAAAAATCGCTCGAAAAAACCTATCCGCGACTAAAGCAACTGGCCTCCTATATGGTAGCTGTGAATAGTGAATATGCGCAAGATAATAGTATAATTAACGAAACGGACGAAATAGCCGTTATTCCCCCGGTTAGCGGTGGATGAACATTCTTATAATCTAAATTGGAAACGCAAATAACCATATCAGATAAACCACTAAACATTCAATCCTGTATTGATTGGGTGATGTCGCCGCAATCGGGCGGCATTGATGTATTTATTGGTACAGTGCGCGATGCAACAAAAGGCAAAAAGGTTGTCAGGCTTGATTTTGAAGCTTACGAACCAATGGCTTTAAAGGAAATGGAAAAGATAGCGGCCCAAGCCTTCGAGAAATGGCCGGTACAAAAGCTATTGATACACCACCGGGTTGGCACACTTGACGTTGGCGAAATACCTGTTATCATCGCAGTTTCCTGCGCTCACCGTGATGCAGCATTCGAAGCCTGCCGCTTTGTGATCGATACACTTAAACAAACCGTACCTATCTGGAAAAAAGAAGCTTTTGAAGATGGCGAAGTTTGGGTAGCGGCACATCCATGACACGATTATTGGATTAAATGATTGCCAAGATTCGTACTTCAAATTCTGTCTGACCTATTAAATTATTTGATCGTATCAATCGTCTCCAATCCGCCTTCCAGCGAAAAGACGTTAGCATCAGGATACTTTTGTTTGATCACTTTCACTGCCTCCGCACTCCTTTTACCCGTAGCGCAGTATAAAACTGTGGCGTTGCCCGAATTGAAATAATCTATATTTTCTTCTATCTCCTCCACCGGGATATGTGTACCACCTATGTCAAACAGGTCGCGTTCCTGCAGGGTACGGACATCTATCAATTCAAAACGGTTTTCCGCCAACCCTGATTTCAATTCTTCTGCTGTAATAGATGGAACGTCCGCAGTTTGAACCAGGCTTTTTATATCGGTTTTAGTTGTTGCGCCTATTTTAATAAGACGGCTTTGTAATGTTTGCGCGTCAAACACCAATATCTTCCCCGATAATAATTCGCCGCTCTTAGTGATATACTTGATCACCTCGTTAGCCTGTATGCAGCCTATTATCCCGGCCAGGGTTGGAATAACACCACCTTCGGCGCAATTGGGTATTTGCGTCGCGTCAACTTCCGGGTATAGGTCGCGGTAATTAGGCGAATAGTTACCGTCCAAATTTTTAACATTCCAAACAGCCACCTGTCCCTCGTATTGATAAATTGCCCCGTAGACCAAAGGTTTACCGAGCATCACCGCTGTATCATTCAATAAATACCTCGTTTCGAAATTATCTGTACCGTCAACCACAATATCGTATTGATTTATGATACCTAATACATTATCCGAGGTGATCTTAAGGTCAAGCGAAACAAGTTTTATACCGGGATTTTGCTTTTGCAAACGCGTACAAGCGACAACGGCTTTTTTTAAACCCGCATCCGCGGGACCATATAGTACCTGCCTGTGCAGATTACTTATAGAAATGGTATCATAATCAGCAACGCCAATGGTCCCCACCCCTGCTGAGACCAAATATTGTAAAGCGGGGCATCCCAGTCCGCCCGCTCCCACAACCAGCACTTTCGCTTGTTGCAGAAGTTTTTGAGCGGCCTCGCCAAAACCGGGTAAGGCTATCTGGCAACTGTACCGGGTAAGATCATCGGACATCAGGCGTTTGCTATCTTTTGGTGAAGGGTCCGCTTAACTTTTTCTAATTCGTCGGGAGTATTCACATTGGTCAGCGCATCCGGATTTTGCGCACCCAGTAACTTTATATCACTATTGATAAGCACCTTCCGCGGGCAGGAATACCCCTGCGACAGGAATGCCAGCAGCATCGGGTAACTTTTTGGCTCCCATATCGTGATCAACGGTTCGGGAAATTCATCATAAGGGCTTTTAAATGCTGTGGCTATTTTGGAAACGTCGCGCTGACTTATCAAATGTTGAATAGTATCCAAATCCAGTAAAGGCAGGTCGCAGGCTATCACCAGCCAGGCGCTATCAGGTTGCGACCGGAATGCCGATAATATGGCTCCGTAAGGGCCCAGCCCTGTAAAAGTATCAGTCAATACATTATATGCGACAGGTATTTGCTGCCGCTGGTCTTCCCGACAGGAAATGAATACTTCGTTGCACATTGGCTTCAGTATATCAGCCATATAATAACGCTGTTCCTTACCAAACCAGTTGACTGCGCCTTTATCAAAGCCCATCCGCTCACTTTTACCGCCGGCCAGCACAAGGCCGTTCAATACCGGCCTGGCTTGTTCAAGCTTCGATCTGAAAAACGATACGATCTTCTCTGTTTCATCCAGCCTGTAAAGCGGTATATCCTTGAAATTGGGCAGGGATTCTTGTATAAAGTCGAATACACCCTCAGCATTTTCAGCTAACAAAATCAACCCGACATTGGTTAGTTGTTCCAACCTTTTTTGAAGCGAGGCACGTTTGTTTTCATAAATGATCACCACCTGTGCCTTAGCCTGCTGGTGATTGCCATTTACCAGTACCAGGTCGGCCTCATTAAATTGCTGGCGGAAAGGGACCATTTTCAGCGCATCCAAACGATTAAA
Above is a window of Mucilaginibacter ginsenosidivorans DNA encoding:
- a CDS encoding (4Fe-4S)-binding protein, which codes for MEDNTKKYDNGEITVIWQPQLCAHSANCVKGLPAVFNLAQKPWINVNGADTEAIINQVNKCPSGALSWVKS
- a CDS encoding aromatic ring-hydroxylating oxygenase subunit alpha gives rise to the protein MPDFSVDPDIAKAKTIDAEFYTSKYVFEQCREKIFATSWQFIGHQELVKEPGDVYPFTLLSGYLDEPLLLTKDKTGQSNVLSNVCTHRGNIVAEKACKLNNLRCRYHGRLFGLDGKFVSMPEFKEVENFPSKDDDLPALPLFKWSNWLFTSLNPVYPPELFFRDMIERVSWMPLHQFRFQPELSRTFNVKGNWALYCENYLEGFHIPFVHAGLNAVIDFGEYATELFFPYSSLQLGLARNNENCFDLPASSPDYGKNVAAYYFWVFPNMMFNFYPWGLSVNVVEPVSVGECRVRFLSYVWDETKLEKGAGSGLDKVEMEDEEIVENVQRGVRSRFYQHGRYSVTREQGTHHFHRILAEFINK
- a CDS encoding APC family permease; amino-acid sequence: MAHLERKLGLWAAISIVIGSVIGSSIFMKPATMAAQLSSPLMLLAVWVVAGIVSLFGGMINAEVGCAMPETGGQYTYFKYMYGNFFAYLFGWSSFVVIDTASISAIAFVFAQYSEYFIQLPRFSAGIEHAVPVVIPYIGKFYLLENIGVKGVAIALIVIFSWINVRSVKAGGAVQVFFSILKVAALMFLIASIFFSGNGHLGNLTTASPGFDHSYWHQFTAFIAATTGALAAYDGWNNLGFIGGEIKEPKKNIPRGLIIGLLLCMLLYVLTTEAYLYMMPVDEMKNSKLVASDALFKIMGVGGGGLIAALVLISTAGCTNSNILPCSRVIYAMSHEKNFFAFAGKVNPKYSTPSNALWFQAAWGTILVLIGSFDMLMDMFVFITWIFYGFAAYGIFILRRKMPDRQPGYRLKGYPYLPIIFILFSTLYVVITLYNDISNYIAGTSQIIVSVFGLILAAIGVPLYWYFNKRNLS
- a CDS encoding MoaD/ThiS family protein produces the protein MKVNVLAFGIAKDIFGGSSITAELDGNTTAELKKSLEKTYPRLKQLASYMVAVNSEYAQDNSIINETDEIAVIPPVSGG
- a CDS encoding molybdenum cofactor biosynthesis protein MoaE, with protein sequence METQITISDKPLNIQSCIDWVMSPQSGGIDVFIGTVRDATKGKKVVRLDFEAYEPMALKEMEKIAAQAFEKWPVQKLLIHHRVGTLDVGEIPVIIAVSCAHRDAAFEACRFVIDTLKQTVPIWKKEAFEDGEVWVAAHP
- a CDS encoding HesA/MoeB/ThiF family protein, whose amino-acid sequence is MSDDLTRYSCQIALPGFGEAAQKLLQQAKVLVVGAGGLGCPALQYLVSAGVGTIGVADYDTISISNLHRQVLYGPADAGLKKAVVACTRLQKQNPGIKLVSLDLKITSDNVLGIINQYDIVVDGTDNFETRYLLNDTAVMLGKPLVYGAIYQYEGQVAVWNVKNLDGNYSPNYRDLYPEVDATQIPNCAEGGVIPTLAGIIGCIQANEVIKYITKSGELLSGKILVFDAQTLQSRLIKIGATTKTDIKSLVQTADVPSITAEELKSGLAENRFELIDVRTLQERDLFDIGGTHIPVEEIEENIDYFNSGNATVLYCATGKRSAEAVKVIKQKYPDANVFSLEGGLETIDTIK
- a CDS encoding NTP transferase domain-containing protein; the protein is MTSKEHNLPAGGHRKHAGLKRPAIGNFGRNEWAIVGAPCVYIKSLADKVISALSSTYKCAYADTSHNDEVVLAPGKLASGAFLEYTDMVNHQQFNRLDALKMVPFRQQFNEADLVLVNGNHQQAKAQVVIIYENKRASLQKRLEQLTNVGLILLAENAEGVFDFIQESLPNFKDIPLYRLDETEKIVSFFRSKLEQARPVLNGLVLAGGKSERMGFDKGAVNWFGKEQRYYMADILKPMCNEVFISCREDQRQQIPVAYNVLTDTFTGLGPYGAILSAFRSQPDSAWLVIACDLPLLDLDTIQHLISQRDVSKIATAFKSPYDEFPEPLITIWEPKSYPMLLAFLSQGYSCPRKVLINSDIKLLGAQNPDALTNVNTPDELEKVKRTLHQKIANA